One Echeneis naucrates chromosome 1, fEcheNa1.1, whole genome shotgun sequence DNA segment encodes these proteins:
- the hand2 gene encoding heart- and neural crest derivatives-expressed protein 2 isoform X2 gives MSLVSGFPHHTVMHHHDSHHYSLHAATAGRCHEETGAPPYFTSWLISHADMSPTEYSLAPGYSPEYHGNSGGGSSGSLDPHHHHHHHYGPGGLLPGPGPLSVNGATVGMHHHTHPRTVKRRPTANRKERRRTQSINSAFAELRECIPNVPADTKLSKIKTLRLATSYISYLMDILDKDGQHGDTQAFKAELKKTEAREERRKREANNFLKSSSSSSDRKSKGRTGWPQHVWALELKQ, from the exons ATGAGTCTCGTCTCAGGCTTTCCTCACCACACGGTCATGCACCACCACGACAGCCATCACTATTCCCTGCATGCCGCGACTGCCGGCCGGTGTCACGAGGAGACCGGAGCTCCTCCTTACTTCACGAGCTGGCTGATAAGCCACGCGGACATGTCTCCCACTGAGTACAGCCTCGCGCCCGGCTACAGCCCGGAGTACCATGGCAACAGCGGCGGCGGCTCATCCGGCAGTCTTGACCcgcaccatcaccaccaccaccactacgGACCCGGCGGCCTGCTCCCGGGGCCAGGCCCGCTGTCGGTGAACGGCGCTACCGTAGGTATGCACCACCACACTCACCCACGGACAGTGAAGCGGAGACCCACAGCCAACCGTAAGGAGCGGCGGCGGACGCAGAGCATTAACTCGGCCTTTGCGGAGCTCAGGGAGTGTATCCCAAACGTCCCGGCCGATACCAAGCTGTCCAAGATCAAGACACTTCGGCTTGCAACCAGTTACATCTCTTACCTGATGGACATCCTGGACAAGGACGGACAACACGGGGACACGCAGGCTTTCAAGGCCGAGCTAAAAAAGACAGAGGCCCGGGAGGAGCGGAGAAAAAGAGAGGCG aataattttttaaa GTCTTCCTCATCATCGAGTGACAGGAAGAGTAAAGGACGAACGGGGTGGCCTCAACATGTCTGGGCTCTGGAACTGAAACAGTAG
- the hand2 gene encoding heart- and neural crest derivatives-expressed protein 2 isoform X1 encodes MSLVSGFPHHTVMHHHDSHHYSLHAATAGRCHEETGAPPYFTSWLISHADMSPTEYSLAPGYSPEYHGNSGGGSSGSLDPHHHHHHHYGPGGLLPGPGPLSVNGATVGMHHHTHPRTVKRRPTANRKERRRTQSINSAFAELRECIPNVPADTKLSKIKTLRLATSYISYLMDILDKDGQHGDTQAFKAELKKTEAREERRKREAVEMPKTSSSSSSSSFSSLSSSSSSDRKSKGRTGWPQHVWALELKQ; translated from the exons ATGAGTCTCGTCTCAGGCTTTCCTCACCACACGGTCATGCACCACCACGACAGCCATCACTATTCCCTGCATGCCGCGACTGCCGGCCGGTGTCACGAGGAGACCGGAGCTCCTCCTTACTTCACGAGCTGGCTGATAAGCCACGCGGACATGTCTCCCACTGAGTACAGCCTCGCGCCCGGCTACAGCCCGGAGTACCATGGCAACAGCGGCGGCGGCTCATCCGGCAGTCTTGACCcgcaccatcaccaccaccaccactacgGACCCGGCGGCCTGCTCCCGGGGCCAGGCCCGCTGTCGGTGAACGGCGCTACCGTAGGTATGCACCACCACACTCACCCACGGACAGTGAAGCGGAGACCCACAGCCAACCGTAAGGAGCGGCGGCGGACGCAGAGCATTAACTCGGCCTTTGCGGAGCTCAGGGAGTGTATCCCAAACGTCCCGGCCGATACCAAGCTGTCCAAGATCAAGACACTTCGGCTTGCAACCAGTTACATCTCTTACCTGATGGACATCCTGGACAAGGACGGACAACACGGGGACACGCAGGCTTTCAAGGCCGAGCTAAAAAAGACAGAGGCCCGGGAGGAGCGGAGAAAAAGAGAGGCG GTGGAGATGCCCAAGAcaagttcatcatcatcatcatcatcgttcTCATCATTGTCTTCCTCATCATCGAGTGACAGGAAGAGTAAAGGACGAACGGGGTGGCCTCAACATGTCTGGGCTCTGGAACTGAAACAGTAG